In the genome of Enterococcus hirae ATCC 9790, one region contains:
- a CDS encoding SPFH domain-containing protein, with translation MSEKKAVYVNGYIGLIGLVLLVGIGGFLFYFGMTSGAIFQTVMGFVCWLIAIALLSSATVVSPNQAKVILFFGQYIGTIRESGFFLTIPFAQKINLSLKVRNFNSSVLKVNDLDGNPIEISAVVVFKVVDTAKALFDVAYYQDFVEIQSETAIRHIASQYPYDTFNEEDLTLRGNTTAISDELANELQERLSVAGVEVIETRLNHLAYATEIASAMLQRQQAKAILSARQTIVEGAVTMTQMALEQIETGQEINFTDDRKVQLINNLLVSIITDKGTQPVINTGTVKEK, from the coding sequence ATGAGTGAAAAGAAAGCGGTTTATGTAAATGGGTATATTGGATTGATCGGTTTGGTGTTATTAGTTGGTATCGGCGGCTTCTTATTCTATTTTGGCATGACAAGTGGAGCGATCTTCCAGACGGTCATGGGTTTCGTTTGTTGGTTGATTGCTATTGCACTACTAAGCTCCGCAACGGTTGTTAGTCCCAACCAAGCAAAAGTTATTTTGTTTTTTGGACAGTACATTGGGACGATACGAGAAAGTGGGTTTTTCTTAACGATTCCGTTTGCACAAAAAATCAACTTATCTTTAAAAGTACGAAATTTTAACAGTTCGGTTTTAAAGGTGAACGATCTAGACGGCAATCCCATCGAAATATCTGCCGTCGTAGTCTTTAAAGTTGTTGACACGGCTAAGGCGTTGTTCGATGTGGCGTATTACCAAGATTTTGTTGAGATTCAAAGTGAGACAGCGATTCGTCATATTGCCAGCCAATACCCTTATGATACTTTCAATGAAGAAGATTTGACTTTGCGAGGCAATACGACTGCCATCTCTGATGAATTAGCCAACGAGCTACAAGAGCGGTTATCTGTTGCTGGGGTCGAGGTGATTGAAACGAGATTGAATCATCTAGCTTATGCGACTGAGATTGCTAGTGCAATGTTACAAAGACAACAAGCAAAAGCTATTTTATCTGCTCGGCAAACGATCGTTGAAGGAGCAGTTACGATGACACAAATGGCATTGGAACAAATTGAAACAGGACAAGAAATCAATTTCACAGATGATCGGAAAGTCCAATTGATCAATAACCTACTTGTTTCGATTATTACAGATAAAGGAACACAACCAGTCATTAATACAGGGACAGTGAAAGAAAAATAG
- a CDS encoding DUF5348 domain-containing protein, whose translation MRIDEAKREELQLEITKLHNYLTELNHKYYDTKKERVMIDYPNNSEGRQLEQVYNEVFHHLLKVKRELDYYSLPILDTGILKYDEEKERFVFKSVRENLILSAGIDLEILVEDYFTEEKHWVRTRLEYLPQTSGGPQVSGWYITEDKELELEGVMARIRKKPIM comes from the coding sequence ATGAGAATAGATGAAGCGAAACGAGAAGAGCTACAGTTAGAAATAACAAAATTACATAATTATCTCACGGAACTTAATCATAAATATTATGATACAAAAAAAGAACGTGTGATGATCGATTACCCGAATAACTCAGAAGGTCGGCAATTAGAACAAGTTTACAATGAAGTATTCCATCATTTATTGAAAGTAAAGAGGGAATTAGACTATTACTCTTTGCCGATTTTAGATACAGGGATCTTAAAGTACGACGAAGAAAAAGAGCGTTTTGTGTTCAAATCAGTTCGAGAGAATTTGATTCTTTCTGCAGGAATTGATTTAGAGATTTTAGTGGAAGATTATTTTACTGAAGAAAAACATTGGGTACGCACAAGGTTAGAATATCTACCCCAAACTTCCGGAGGACCACAAGTGAGTGGTTGGTATATCACAGAAGATAAGGAATTAGAATTAGAGGGAGTGATGGCACGGATTAGAAAGAAACCAATCATGTAG
- a CDS encoding DUF4097 family beta strand repeat-containing protein: protein MKLKYFLMAGLGLMVSGGLLAGTTYAFGTHRSLAWENGPQLVEMNHDSQVISTKEKINKIVVNAQYQQVEIKRGKNFEVNSTYEKASKPQVTTKGDTLTINGNGREQNVLFHVMNNTSKITLTVPSELPLDQLVLEGEQGQLLLNDVVSENVSVTNNGGYITFNKVDGKKVKVNSVQSYVNIDNSDISNIELNAKYGNLFLNGFKNTQGTVMLENCYVDFLDNGEIGLDIDLLGMSTVTKNNEELPIKTVIKGENNIKITGYDSSVVIADENHQYDV from the coding sequence ATGAAATTAAAATATTTTTTAATGGCTGGTCTAGGCTTGATGGTTAGTGGTGGCTTACTTGCCGGGACAACCTATGCGTTTGGGACGCACCGAAGCCTTGCTTGGGAAAATGGCCCTCAATTGGTCGAAATGAACCATGACTCACAAGTGATATCGACAAAAGAAAAAATCAACAAAATAGTGGTCAATGCACAATACCAACAAGTTGAGATCAAACGTGGCAAAAATTTTGAAGTTAACTCTACGTATGAAAAAGCAAGTAAACCTCAAGTCACTACTAAAGGAGATACTTTGACGATTAACGGAAATGGTCGTGAACAAAACGTCTTGTTTCATGTAATGAATAACACATCCAAAATCACTCTGACAGTTCCTAGCGAACTTCCTTTAGATCAACTTGTGTTAGAAGGAGAGCAAGGACAACTTTTATTAAATGACGTAGTGAGTGAGAATGTTTCCGTTACAAATAATGGTGGATACATTACATTTAATAAAGTTGATGGAAAAAAAGTCAAAGTAAATTCTGTGCAAAGTTATGTAAATATTGATAATTCAGATATTTCAAACATCGAATTGAATGCCAAGTATGGGAATCTATTCTTAAATGGATTCAAAAATACCCAAGGAACAGTTATGTTAGAAAATTGCTATGTAGACTTTCTTGATAATGGAGAGATTGGATTAGATATTGATCTATTAGGGATGTCAACTGTCACAAAAAATAATGAAGAATTACCAATCAAAACAGTGATCAAAGGAGAAAACAATATAAAAATCACTGGTTATGATAGCAGTGTGGTGATAGCTGACGAAAACCATCAATATGATGTTTAA
- a CDS encoding DUF1700 domain-containing protein has translation MNEYLDEVIEEIQEIPEDDRFDLIQYYEEYFLDSGKTIDQIIEEYGTPKQFALKLKINYFSEQDDSATDEVNPRSSKRQIRLIWMIMIGLCASPLLIPLAIGFVAVIVGLLCLLVALLVGGYVGCITVLGLGLFSVVAGIGVLGQSIESGLFYVGLGLFATGTVVFCAPLLLKMTKWIFKMMMNFVKWVGRRFVTRRAIHSSKL, from the coding sequence ATGAATGAATATTTAGATGAGGTAATAGAGGAAATCCAAGAGATTCCTGAAGATGACCGATTCGATTTGATTCAATATTATGAAGAATATTTTTTAGATTCTGGCAAAACAATTGATCAAATCATTGAAGAATATGGTACGCCTAAACAGTTTGCGCTTAAATTGAAAATCAATTATTTCTCTGAACAAGATGATTCAGCAACAGATGAAGTCAACCCAAGAAGTTCTAAACGACAAATTCGATTGATTTGGATGATCATGATTGGCTTATGTGCCTCCCCTCTGTTGATTCCTTTGGCGATTGGTTTTGTTGCAGTGATCGTGGGGTTATTATGTCTATTAGTCGCTTTGCTGGTAGGTGGTTATGTCGGTTGTATTACTGTTTTAGGGCTTGGATTATTTTCAGTTGTTGCGGGTATTGGTGTGTTGGGGCAGTCGATAGAAAGTGGATTATTTTACGTTGGATTAGGGCTATTCGCTACCGGAACTGTCGTCTTCTGTGCGCCGCTCCTTCTGAAAATGACAAAATGGATATTTAAAATGATGATGAATTTTGTGAAGTGGGTTGGACGTCGTTTTGTAACGAGACGTGCGATTCATTCGTCGAAGTTATAA
- a CDS encoding PadR family transcriptional regulator, whose translation MHIQVPTILLDGTVLAALSKEDMYGYALTKIVQESLSVSESTMYPVLRRLKKEGFLDTYDEPFEGRNRRYYQLTPAGYNRLEDIIDEWIVFRDSLNRLLEDNKHE comes from the coding sequence ATGCACATCCAAGTTCCAACGATATTACTTGATGGCACGGTATTAGCTGCATTGAGTAAAGAAGATATGTATGGCTATGCGTTGACTAAAATCGTACAGGAAAGCCTGTCGGTAAGTGAGTCAACGATGTATCCCGTCTTAAGAAGGTTAAAAAAAGAAGGATTTTTAGATACTTATGATGAACCCTTTGAAGGAAGAAATCGTCGATATTATCAATTAACACCAGCGGGGTATAATCGGTTAGAAGATATTATTGATGAGTGGATCGTCTTTCGAGATTCCTTAAATCGATTATTGGAGGATAATAAACATGAATGA
- a CDS encoding HAMP domain-containing sensor histidine kinase: MKKKLYSQLWIYFASIVFVSILVTLLCFLGFIFLLSHQNVTPSERPTLYPLFVFAFFSMIVGTVISGFVGHRILKPISELRKNMSKVATGDFSIRMEEPPKVAEVQQLYKDFNVMVQELNSIETLRNDFVSSVSHEFKTPLATIQGYVQLLQAPDIPEEEKQVFLQRLIENITQLSQLTENILKLNKLENQSVKIEKHKFRLDEQIREVIVFLQPKWEGLKLHIDLDTVFYEGNEEFLYQVWLNIMDNAIKYNQPDGKIEIRLTQNATDILLEVTDSGVGMNEETQNRIFEKFYQGDTSRQMAGNGLGLSLVKKILELHEGTIRYNSIPEVGTTAVISLKK; the protein is encoded by the coding sequence ATGAAAAAGAAATTATACTCTCAACTGTGGATCTACTTTGCTAGCATTGTGTTTGTTTCAATATTAGTGACTCTACTGTGCTTCTTAGGCTTTATTTTTTTGCTTTCTCATCAAAACGTTACGCCATCTGAAAGACCAACACTCTATCCGTTATTCGTTTTTGCTTTTTTTAGCATGATCGTCGGCACGGTAATCTCTGGCTTTGTCGGTCATAGGATCTTGAAGCCAATCAGTGAACTACGTAAAAATATGAGTAAAGTAGCTACAGGTGATTTTTCTATTCGAATGGAGGAACCTCCCAAAGTCGCAGAAGTCCAACAGTTATATAAAGATTTCAACGTGATGGTCCAAGAACTCAATAGCATCGAAACGCTAAGAAATGATTTTGTTTCGAGTGTTTCACATGAGTTTAAAACACCACTAGCGACGATCCAAGGCTATGTCCAATTGTTACAAGCACCAGATATTCCAGAAGAAGAGAAGCAAGTGTTTTTGCAACGATTGATTGAAAATATTACTCAGCTCTCACAGTTGACTGAAAATATCTTGAAACTAAATAAGTTAGAAAACCAAAGTGTCAAAATCGAAAAGCATAAATTTCGTTTAGATGAACAAATACGAGAAGTCATCGTGTTTTTGCAACCTAAATGGGAAGGGTTGAAGTTGCATATCGATTTGGATACGGTCTTTTATGAGGGAAACGAAGAATTTTTATACCAGGTGTGGTTGAATATCATGGATAATGCGATCAAGTATAATCAACCTGATGGCAAGATCGAAATTCGTTTGACTCAAAATGCTACAGATATTTTATTGGAAGTAACGGATTCAGGTGTAGGGATGAACGAAGAAACTCAAAATCGCATTTTTGAAAAATTTTATCAAGGAGACACAAGCCGTCAGATGGCTGGCAATGGCTTGGGATTGTCTTTGGTAAAAAAAATCCTTGAATTGCATGAGGGTACGATACGCTATAACAGCATTCCTGAGGTAGGAACCACAGCTGTGATCAGCTTGAAAAAATAA
- a CDS encoding response regulator transcription factor has protein sequence MNRILVVEDDENLQLLYRSVLEHAGFSVVTASSGTEALARLENFHVELIITDIMMPEMDGYELLESLRDGKIELPVLMITAKADFEDKKRGFQLGTDDYMTKPVDVNEMVLRVEALLKRAKINHSNQLNIGNTTLDQETYEVRQNEKVSVLPQKEFLLLYKLLAYPNKIFTRQQLMDDIWGLDTNTEERTIDVHIKRLRTRFEASEDFQLITVRGLGYKAEVKR, from the coding sequence ATGAACCGTATATTAGTAGTAGAAGATGATGAAAATTTACAATTGCTTTATCGTTCAGTATTAGAACATGCTGGGTTTTCGGTAGTCACAGCTAGTAGTGGAACAGAAGCACTAGCACGATTGGAAAATTTTCATGTAGAATTGATTATTACCGATATCATGATGCCTGAGATGGATGGTTATGAATTGTTGGAAAGTTTACGAGATGGGAAAATAGAGCTTCCTGTGCTGATGATCACGGCTAAAGCCGATTTTGAAGATAAAAAACGCGGTTTCCAGTTAGGAACGGATGATTACATGACGAAACCCGTAGATGTCAATGAAATGGTTTTACGTGTGGAAGCGTTATTAAAGCGAGCAAAAATCAATCATAGTAATCAATTGAACATTGGAAATACTACCTTAGATCAGGAAACGTATGAAGTGAGACAAAATGAAAAGGTTAGTGTGCTGCCTCAGAAAGAATTTCTTTTGCTTTACAAACTGTTAGCTTACCCGAATAAGATTTTTACGAGACAACAATTGATGGACGATATTTGGGGGTTGGATACAAATACAGAAGAACGAACGATCGATGTACATATCAAACGATTAAGGACACGTTTTGAAGCAAGTGAAGATTTTCAGCTCATCACCGTTAGAGGACTCGGGTATAAAGCGGAGGTCAAAAGATGA
- a CDS encoding ATP-binding cassette domain-containing protein, translating to MLQLKDIKKYYKVGETTTKALDGVSVAFRKKEFVAILGPSGSGKTTMLNVIGGLDNYDSGDMVINGKSTKDFKDSDWDAYRNNSIGFIFQSYNLIGHLGIIENVELGMTLSGVAKEEKRQKAEEALRRVGLTDHMHKKPNQLSGGQMQRVAIARALANDPDILLCDEPTGALDTETSIQIMELIQELSNEKLVIMVTHNPDLAHQYADRIIEFSDGKILADSHPHIERPKDDQFNLRRTKMSFWTALKLSFNNIRTKKGRTFLTSFASSIGIIGIAIVLALSSGFQKQIDKTQSETMAKFPITISKVTTNRSTDSASLGTSKADYPNTKQVTAKISDEDKAQHTNKIDQSYVDYVKDIDPNLSNNIGFTRATGINMLRQVDGKVQPVSFSNQNPENESLSLSSTMSAMTGVGVSSFPTQLDNQKENFLKANYSLLSGSYPASANDVVLIVDGNNNTNINALKNLGFDVKDGQKLDFDRIVGTTFKVINNNDYYTKLPTGNFIPNTDYDTMYANSTSEVKIAGILRVKSSSTMNLLSPGIAYSDQLTTQIVNENKDSEIVKAQKDSDTNVMSNEKVDETAKQSLISYLGGDSIPTSIMIYPNNFGDKEKILDYLDAYNKGKAEEDKIIYSDLAGTMTELTGGLMDAITYVLVAFAGISLVTSMIMISIITYTSVIERTKEIGVLKALGARKKDITRVFDAETCILGISSGLLGVLIAWLATFPINHLLYQMTDLKNVAQLNPLHALILVIVSTILTMLGGHIPARMAAKKDAAIALRAE from the coding sequence ATGCTACAACTTAAAGATATAAAGAAATATTATAAAGTTGGCGAAACAACGACTAAAGCATTAGATGGCGTATCTGTTGCCTTTAGAAAAAAAGAATTTGTTGCCATTCTTGGTCCAAGTGGTTCAGGAAAAACAACGATGTTGAATGTCATCGGTGGCTTAGACAACTATGATTCCGGAGATATGGTGATCAACGGAAAGTCCACAAAAGACTTTAAAGATAGTGATTGGGATGCTTACCGAAACAATTCGATTGGTTTTATTTTTCAAAGTTATAACTTGATTGGACATTTAGGAATCATCGAAAATGTTGAATTAGGGATGACACTTAGCGGTGTGGCCAAAGAAGAAAAACGCCAAAAGGCTGAGGAAGCCTTACGCCGTGTCGGTTTAACGGACCATATGCACAAAAAACCAAACCAATTATCTGGCGGACAAATGCAACGGGTCGCAATTGCCCGTGCTTTAGCCAACGATCCAGATATCCTCTTATGCGATGAACCAACTGGAGCACTAGATACCGAAACAAGTATCCAAATCATGGAATTGATCCAAGAACTATCTAATGAGAAGCTAGTAATCATGGTTACCCATAACCCTGATCTTGCTCATCAATATGCAGATCGAATCATTGAATTTTCAGATGGTAAAATCTTGGCAGATTCACATCCTCATATCGAACGACCAAAAGATGATCAATTCAATTTACGTCGGACAAAAATGAGTTTCTGGACAGCCTTGAAACTTTCATTTAATAATATCCGCACGAAAAAGGGGCGAACATTTTTGACGTCCTTTGCTTCAAGTATTGGGATCATCGGGATTGCGATCGTCTTGGCATTATCTTCAGGCTTCCAAAAACAAATTGATAAAACACAGTCTGAAACGATGGCAAAATTCCCGATCACTATCTCCAAAGTGACAACCAATCGTTCAACAGATTCTGCTTCATTGGGTACGAGTAAAGCGGATTATCCAAATACAAAACAGGTAACTGCTAAAATCAGTGATGAAGATAAAGCACAGCACACCAATAAAATCGACCAATCTTATGTAGATTATGTCAAAGATATCGATCCTAATTTAAGTAATAATATTGGCTTTACTCGTGCTACTGGTATCAATATGCTTCGCCAAGTTGATGGTAAAGTGCAACCAGTAAGTTTCTCTAACCAAAACCCTGAAAACGAATCATTATCATTATCAAGCACGATGTCTGCTATGACGGGTGTCGGTGTTTCCAGTTTTCCAACACAGTTAGACAATCAAAAAGAAAACTTTTTAAAAGCGAACTATTCACTGCTTTCAGGCAGTTATCCTGCTTCTGCGAATGACGTGGTCTTGATCGTAGATGGTAACAACAATACAAATATCAATGCCTTGAAAAACCTGGGCTTTGATGTAAAAGACGGTCAAAAATTAGACTTTGATCGCATTGTTGGGACAACTTTCAAAGTGATCAACAACAATGATTACTACACGAAATTACCTACTGGCAACTTTATTCCAAATACTGATTACGATACGATGTATGCTAATTCAACGAGTGAAGTAAAGATTGCAGGGATTTTACGAGTAAAATCTTCTTCAACAATGAATCTTCTTTCCCCTGGAATCGCATATAGTGATCAATTAACGACACAAATCGTTAACGAAAATAAAGATTCTGAGATTGTAAAAGCGCAAAAAGATAGTGATACGAATGTGATGTCCAACGAAAAAGTGGATGAAACAGCTAAACAATCACTGATCAGCTATTTAGGCGGTGACAGCATTCCAACTAGCATCATGATCTATCCAAATAACTTTGGTGACAAAGAAAAAATCCTTGATTACTTAGATGCTTACAACAAAGGAAAAGCAGAAGAAGATAAAATCATTTACTCTGACTTAGCAGGAACAATGACTGAATTGACTGGTGGTTTGATGGATGCCATCACTTATGTATTGGTTGCTTTTGCTGGTATCTCACTAGTGACAAGTATGATCATGATCAGTATTATCACGTATACTTCAGTCATCGAACGTACCAAAGAAATCGGGGTGTTAAAAGCATTAGGGGCTCGTAAAAAAGATATCACTCGTGTCTTTGATGCAGAAACTTGTATCTTAGGAATTTCTTCGGGCTTATTAGGTGTTTTGATTGCTTGGTTAGCAACGTTCCCAATCAATCATTTACTCTATCAAATGACTGATCTAAAAAATGTGGCTCAATTGAACCCACTCCATGCACTGATCCTCGTGATCGTCTCTACGATCTTAACGATGTTAGGTGGGCACATCCCAGCAAGAATGGCTGCTAAAAAAGATGCAGCGATTGCTCTGCGTGCAGAATAA
- a CDS encoding RNA polymerase sigma factor yields the protein MKWEENRVPSDLFLVKKAKEGDKEAFVQLFKSYEAVLYNTARKFLNNSEDIADCLQETALTAYKNIQSVQKPEYFNTWLCKILINNCKKILKKSKKETFYVEYEEEKNTTIRSMELKHMLQKLDLKYRIPLVLYYYNGFSIKEISTILSEPVNTVKTHLARGKKLLKIEES from the coding sequence ATGAAGTGGGAGGAAAATCGTGTGCCCAGTGATTTATTTTTAGTAAAAAAAGCAAAGGAGGGAGATAAAGAGGCATTTGTCCAATTGTTTAAAAGTTATGAAGCTGTTCTCTATAATACAGCGCGTAAGTTTTTGAACAATTCAGAAGATATTGCAGATTGTTTACAAGAAACAGCATTGACGGCCTACAAAAATATCCAAAGCGTGCAAAAACCAGAATATTTTAACACCTGGTTATGCAAAATTCTCATTAATAATTGCAAAAAAATTCTCAAAAAATCAAAGAAAGAAACTTTTTATGTAGAATACGAGGAAGAAAAAAATACAACGATACGTTCAATGGAATTAAAACACATGCTACAAAAATTAGATTTGAAATATCGAATTCCGTTGGTGCTCTATTACTATAATGGGTTTTCCATCAAAGAAATCAGCACGATATTATCTGAACCAGTCAATACAGTGAAGACACACCTTGCTCGAGGGAAAAAACTACTAAAAATAGAGGAGAGCTAG
- a CDS encoding DUF1905 domain-containing protein: MQKKYSFQSKIYASEIGKGGAYIIFPYDLREEFGVGRVKVQATFDEVAYEGSIVNMGVKNEDGTICYILGIRKDIRKKIEKDIGDIVSVEVIPKN, encoded by the coding sequence ATGCAAAAAAAATATTCTTTCCAGTCAAAAATTTATGCTTCTGAAATAGGCAAGGGTGGCGCATATATCATTTTTCCTTATGATCTCAGAGAAGAGTTTGGTGTAGGTCGAGTCAAAGTTCAAGCGACATTTGATGAAGTAGCATATGAGGGAAGTATTGTGAATATGGGGGTGAAAAACGAAGATGGAACAATTTGCTACATCTTAGGGATACGTAAAGATATTCGTAAAAAAATTGAGAAAGACATCGGTGATATCGTTTCTGTAGAAGTGATTCCAAAAAATTAA
- a CDS encoding DUF4811 domain-containing protein — protein MIIFVLIISLVAFALMNIFAKKAWQTIVSLLFGLVFVASLGLIVANLSNHFGMEKVTETKTTNIVSSADSDSANMLLYQALGDGTEKVYLYRTSEDQKKPKATGTDNETNKVERTTGQAQKVAKTTYWVYKNDMYKFWFNLADNNHEYASRVNTFKIPADWIELSTDQAKTLAQRVKEQQSTMESDAKAFVQEGLMKAMTENPAMTPEEQATLSKELATQFQQQALTKLVEEVKANK, from the coding sequence ATGATTATTTTCGTATTGATCATTAGTTTAGTGGCTTTTGCCCTAATGAATATCTTTGCAAAAAAAGCTTGGCAAACAATTGTATCATTACTTTTTGGGTTAGTCTTTGTGGCATCCTTAGGGTTGATCGTGGCTAATTTATCCAACCATTTTGGCATGGAAAAAGTAACTGAAACGAAAACCACTAACATCGTATCAAGTGCTGATTCAGATAGTGCAAATATGCTTTTATATCAAGCGTTAGGTGACGGGACTGAAAAAGTCTACCTTTACCGTACGAGTGAAGACCAAAAGAAACCAAAAGCTACCGGTACTGATAATGAAACCAATAAAGTAGAACGTACGACTGGTCAAGCGCAAAAAGTAGCAAAAACAACTTATTGGGTCTATAAAAATGATATGTATAAATTCTGGTTCAATCTAGCGGACAATAACCACGAGTATGCAAGTCGTGTGAACACCTTTAAAATTCCAGCTGATTGGATCGAATTAAGTACGGATCAAGCAAAAACATTAGCGCAACGAGTAAAAGAACAACAAAGTACGATGGAAAGCGACGCAAAGGCTTTTGTACAAGAAGGTCTGATGAAAGCTATGACTGAAAATCCAGCCATGACGCCAGAAGAACAAGCAACCTTGTCAAAAGAATTAGCAACGCAATTCCAACAACAAGCATTAACGAAATTAGTTGAAGAAGTCAAAGCCAATAAATAG
- a CDS encoding MDR family MFS transporter has translation MNKNQPVDIYGKPYNRTLLVVVLLIGTFCTVLNQTLLTTAFPTLMKDFDISASSVQWLTTGFLLVNGIMIPITAWLINKFSSRSLYLSAMSVFLIGTITCFVAPNFSTLLIGRLIQACGVGVSMPLLQNIMLSIFPPEKRGSAMGMSGIVIGLAPALGPTLSGYIIDNYHWRDLFGMVLPIVVLVLVLAFFLMRSVIPLSNPSIDILSAILSTIGFGSLLYGFSSVGDAGWGSAKVIGFLIVGVIFIALFAWRQLRLENPFLELRVFKSSTFTIAAVLAGVTNMAMVGAEMVVPLYIQNIRGESAFHSGLMLLPGALIMGAMMPITGAIFDKHGAKRLAIVGMFVLTAATAPFAFLTKTTPVLYIVVLYAIRMFGISMVMMPVTTSGMNALPNKLISHGTAVNNTFRQIASSIGTAILISVLTNVTKDNLPAKSVLESTPLTYKDQAINATLSGYHAAFFVAIVFGVIGFVIAFLLKRKEPVLAKAGDKA, from the coding sequence ATGAATAAAAATCAACCCGTAGATATTTACGGCAAACCATATAATCGGACACTATTAGTTGTCGTTTTATTGATTGGTACCTTTTGTACGGTATTAAATCAAACCTTATTAACTACAGCTTTTCCTACGCTGATGAAAGATTTTGATATCTCTGCATCAAGTGTTCAATGGCTAACAACAGGGTTCTTATTGGTTAACGGAATCATGATTCCGATTACTGCTTGGCTGATCAATAAATTTAGTTCAAGAAGTTTATATTTATCAGCAATGTCAGTCTTTTTAATCGGAACAATTACCTGTTTTGTTGCCCCTAACTTTAGTACTTTATTGATTGGACGTTTGATCCAAGCCTGTGGTGTGGGTGTTTCAATGCCTTTATTACAAAATATTATGTTATCGATTTTCCCACCAGAAAAAAGAGGATCTGCCATGGGGATGTCAGGAATCGTTATTGGATTGGCTCCAGCTTTAGGACCAACATTATCAGGTTATATTATTGATAACTATCATTGGCGTGATCTATTTGGTATGGTCTTACCAATTGTCGTCTTAGTTTTGGTCTTAGCCTTTTTCTTGATGCGAAGCGTTATTCCGTTATCAAATCCAAGTATCGATATTCTATCTGCTATCCTTTCAACAATTGGATTTGGTAGTTTGCTTTATGGCTTTTCAAGTGTCGGTGACGCTGGATGGGGCAGTGCGAAAGTGATCGGCTTCTTGATCGTAGGGGTAATATTTATTGCCTTATTTGCATGGCGCCAACTTCGTTTGGAAAATCCATTCTTGGAACTGCGTGTATTTAAATCATCAACCTTTACGATTGCAGCAGTTTTAGCTGGTGTAACGAATATGGCGATGGTCGGTGCTGAAATGGTTGTTCCTCTATATATCCAAAATATCCGTGGTGAATCAGCTTTTCATTCTGGCTTGATGTTACTACCCGGTGCCTTGATTATGGGGGCGATGATGCCGATCACAGGTGCGATCTTTGATAAACACGGTGCAAAACGTTTAGCGATTGTCGGGATGTTCGTGCTAACCGCTGCAACAGCACCATTTGCTTTCTTAACAAAAACAACGCCTGTTTTATATATTGTTGTTCTTTATGCGATTCGGATGTTTGGGATCTCTATGGTTATGATGCCAGTAACAACATCTGGTATGAATGCTTTACCAAACAAACTGATCAGTCATGGGACTGCAGTAAACAATACCTTCCGACAAATTGCTAGTTCGATTGGGACAGCTATTTTGATCAGTGTATTGACCAATGTAACAAAAGATAATCTACCTGCAAAATCAGTCTTAGAAAGCACGCCTTTAACTTATAAAGACCAAGCGATCAATGCGACATTATCTGGTTACCACGCAGCATTCTTTGTGGCGATCGTCTTTGGTGTGATTGGTTTTGTGATTGCCTTCTTATTGAAGAGAAAAGAACCTGTTCTAGCGAAAGCGGGGGATAAAGCATGA